TGTGCCCTTACGAATATCTGAAAATTGCTCTGATGTCTGTTGTCAGATTTGTGCAAAATAACTACTGAAGTTCATTTGAGCTTTGTCAGCATTGCGAGTGCATCCTGGTAATCTTGTGTTTTTCCTTCTTGCTTAAATAGATTAGCCGCTGTTTGCAAATCAGCGATCGCTCCTTGCTTATCTCCCGACAGATAACGAGCAACTCCCTGATTTAAGTAAGCATCAGCATCATTGGGGTTGATCTGTAGAACTTTGTTAGAATCCGCAATTACGCCTCGATAATCTTCCCGCCCACCGAGATTCAGTTTTGAGGAGGTTAAGGCAGAGTTATAATGAATTTGCAGAGCTTGGTTAAAATCTTCAATTGCTCCTTTATCATCTCCTAGACGAGCGCGACTACCACCTCGCAATAAGTAGGTTTTGCTAGAGTCAGAATCAATCCGCAGAGCTTGGTTAAAATCTTCAATTGCTCCTTTATCATCTCCTAGACGAGCGCGGGCATGACCTCGGTTTTTATAAGCTGATGCATATTGGGAATCAATCTGCAAGGCTTGGTTAAAATCTTCAATTGCTCCTTTAGGGTCTCCGAACTCAGAGCGAGCAATGCCCCTATTATGGTAAGCACCACGTTCTTTAGGATTAATCTTCAGAGCTTGGTTGCAATCCTCAATTGCCCCCTTATAGTCTCCCAAGTGAGAGCGGGCAGAACACCGATTTATATAGACAACAACATCTTGGGAATCAATCTTCAGAGCTTGGTTATAATCCTCAATCGCCCCTTTATAATCTCCCAACTGAACGCGGGCAAAAGCGCGGTTATTGTAGGCTATTGCTGATTTAGGATCAATCCGCAGGGCTTGAGTGAAATCCTCAATTGCTCCCTTATAATCTCCTGACAACAAGCGGAAAGAACCCTGATTGATGTAGGGATTTACTTTATTTGAGTGGGTACCTGAGATGTCTATTACAATTGATGCTAAAACTGTAGACTCTACAGCGCCTGCTGGTTTACCTGATAACAAAATTGGAGTGCAAGCAATTAAAGATAACGCAGAAATTGTGGCTACAAATTTAGAAAACTGTCTCATAATACCCTCTGAATAAATCTTGAATTTTGATTTCTCTATTTACTTATCAGTAGGGTGAAAGCGATTTTATGAAAAATTTTTTTGAGAAACCGGGGTCGTGAGTTTGTGCTTAATTAAATTTTATTAATCTCGCCCGAAAGAATTACAATTTGTGTAGTGGCTTAAAGGCTCATTCACCGAGTTCAAAGCCTCATTCATCGAGTTCAAACAGTACACCCTCCGGGGCACGGCACTGCCGTGCCCCTAGCCCCACGATATAATGTTGTACCCCATCTTAATGGGAAGCGTTGTCATGGATTAAAAGCTCATATTCCCCTCAACGCTAAAAAACCTCGGTTCAAGTAGGCATCAACCAAGTTAGGATTCGTTTATAAATTTTCTTCGTTGAGTAGAGAGGAAGTTGAAGCCATGCTAGGACTAACTTTAGAGCAAACCAGGGTTTATCAGGACGCGAAAGCCGAGGGGCTAGAACAAGGGCTAGAACAAGGTCGAGAAGAACGGGAAGCTGAAATGTTGAAACTTACCGTACCTTTGTTACTCAAAACAGGGATGACCATAGAGCAGATTGCTCAACAGCTTAAGGTTGATGTAGAAGCAGTCCAACTCGCCGCACAGCAAAGCACATAGAATCGACCAGCAATTTTCCAGCAAATATACCATGCATCCGGGGCACAGCATTGCTGTGCCCCTACGAATATCTGTACACTATAAAAGTAAAGAAATGTAAACAAATTTAACTTTAACAAACGTGACAACTATTACATTGGGACAAAATGGTCCAGCAGTTACACCTCTTTGCATTGGTACTTGGGCTTGGGGTGATAAACTGTTTTGGAATTATGGCGATGGCTACGGTCAAGAAGATTTACGAGCAGCCTTTACAGCCGCTTTAGAGGCTGGTGTTACTTTCTTTGACACAGCGGAAGTTTATGGACTGGGAAAGAGTGAGGAACTTTTGGGGCAATTTTTGCAACAGACGCAGCAACCAGTGCAAATTGCTACCAAGTATTGGGGTTGGCCTTGGCGATTTACAGGTCAAGCTGTAGCTGATGCTTTAACAGATAGCCTCAAACGCTTACAATTAGAGCGCATTGAACTGTATCAAGTCCATTGGCCTTTCACATTCTTGTTAAGTCAAGAAACGCTGTTGAATACCCTAGCGGATGAGGTGAAACGGGGTAGAATTGCTGCAGTTGGTGTCAGTAATTACTCGGCAGCGCAAATGCGAGAGGTACAGAAAATATTGGCCGCCCGTGGTGTTCCTTTGGCGGTGAATCAGGTACGCTACTCTTTGCTAACTCGCCAAATTGAAAGCAATGGTATTTTCCAAACAGCCCGTGAATTAGGCGTGACCATCTTAGCCTATAGTCCTTTGGCTCAGGGATTACTCACAGGTAAATACACCACCGATGGTAAACAAACACCTAGTGGTGCTAGAAGAATAGACCCACGATTTAGTAAAGATGGGCTGCAAAAAATTGAGCCTGTGATATCTTTGCTACGACAATTTGGAGATAAATACGAACGTACTCCAGCCCAAGTTGCTCTTAACTGGTTAATTGCTCAGGGGAATGTGATTCCCATTGCTGGGGTAAAAACAGCCCAACAAGTGCGACAAAATGCAGGCGCTTTGGGCTGGAGATTGAGTGATGATGAGGTTAGCAAGTTAGAACAAGTTAGCCGTCCGTTTACGTGAACTACTCAGACTTGCCTACGGCTGAAGTCTGTAGCTCTCCCAATTCATCAGGAATAGCCTCAAAAACTCCGCAGTTCTCTTGGTCTGACATTCCCTCCAAGGGCAGGAGTCCTGATTCCCAAGACCCAAATCTTCTTCTTGCGACATATACCTATTAGCTTGGTTTTCGCTTATGGCATTGATGGTCAAGACAGTAAATATATTAGCAGAAAATCCTAGGGATTCGTCATCCATCCAGAATTTGTTTTTACCTGGTAAAAAATCAATTCCAGATGTAATCCTCATCCCCCACTCCCTATCCCCACCGAACTCACGAGTTGAGGGTGGGGACTTCCGCGATTCGTTAACGCACCGCCACGTAACATGGTGCGTTAGGCTAAAGCTGTAACGCACCCTACTTACAGCGTTTTTCAGGTAAATAGACCACGCGGTAGGGGCGCAAGGCCTTGCGCCCCTACGAGTATCTGTGGTTCAAAGAAATGAAAATTGCTGTAAGATTTATTTTAAAATAGTCTTCACATTACTCAAACACAGGAGGCCAAAGTTCGGATACTGTCAGTTCCCAGCCTGGTAGTAAATCGGGTAATGTCAGTTTGTCGTTATCTTGCAGGATTATTGGTTCTTGATTAAGTCGATAAACTGTTAAAGTTAATTTATCCGGGTCTATAATAATACCAACTGTAGAGCCAAGCTGTAGAAATAGTTCAATTTTTTCTATTAGTGGTTTGAGGCGATCGCTTTTAGATCTAATTTCTACCATCAAGTCAGGTACTAGTTCCACAAAGTCCCGCTGACTTTTTTTGAGTCTATCCGCACGAACAAAAGACACATCAGGAGCGCGAAGATTTCTTTTTCCGGTTTCCGGTTCTAAGCTAGGTAAAATGAACCCAGCGCTGGAACCAGTGACTCTGCCTAATTTGCGTGGACGTACCCAATTGGCGAGCTGACGCGCCAACTCTACACCTATTTCTTCAGAAACAAAATCTGACGGACCCATAACAAGTATATTCCCATCTACCAATTCCATCTGCCATTCTGGATGCTCTGTTTGAAGATGCTCTAAGTCTGTGATGGTGAACATAACAATACCAAGAATGTATCTTTATCGATTTTCCCACAAATATTGAATTTGTAGTGTGCGTCAGTAAACGAGGCTACCGATATGGTTGCCATAATTGAGGTATGACTGACACACCCTACAGAACTGCTAGATTAAATTTGTAGTGTGCGTCAGTAAACGAATCCACCGATATGGTTGCCATAATTGAGGTATGACTGACACACCCTACAGAACTCCTAATTCCTAACTCGTAACTAATTAACTTAACCTAGCTTGTGTGAAGACTCACGATGGCTTGTTTTCAGTTTGGGCTTAGGGCTACCACGTCTTTCGTCGTCGCCATTGTTACTGTCGGATTTGCCCCCCCAGGAGCGGGTACGTTCACCACCAGAGTCGCGACGCTTCATTAGTTTGGGTTTGGGGGTGGGGAGGTTTTCTTCTTGGGGAATGTCAATTTCGGCACTTAGCCAAGCGGGACGGGTTTGATCGTAAGCGATTTGTAATGCAGCAGCGGCGATCGCCTGCGGATCATATTTTTCAATCAGTTCGCTGATTATCGGCAAAAATGAAGCTAGGCGTTCGCCTGTTAAAGCTTCTCTTACCTGTTCTTGCAGTTTCTGAATGTGTCGCGCCTCAATTTGTGCCCTTGTGGGAATTGTCAGTAATTGCCAGTTTTGGCGATTATGGCGTTCAAATGTCTGCTGTTTACGGCGTTCAAAGGGCTGCACTAGGGAGATTGCGGTGCCTTCTTTACCAGCGCGACCAGTCCGACCAATTCGGTGAACGTAGGTTTCAACGCTATCGGGTAGGTCGTAGTTGATTACATGAGACAGTTGATCGACATCTAACCCCCGTGCGGCTATATCAGTTGCTACCACCCAGCGCACCTGACGATTGCGGAATCGGCTCAATAAGCGCTCTCTGGCTTGTTGGGATAAGTCACCGTGGTATTCATCTACACTGTGTCCAGCGGATTGTAATTGGTTGGTGAGTTCGGCGGCTGTGCGTCTGGTGCGGACGAAGATTAAAGCTGTTTCTGGGTCTTCCATTTCCAGAATTGGCTGTAAAGCTTTAGCTTTTGTCCAGTGACGGGGAATCAAGTAAGCTACTTGATTGATTTTATTGGGTGCGGCTTTCGGCTGTTCGACGGTGACTGTCACAGGCGATCGCAAAAATTTATTCACCAATTGGCGAATCGATGGCGGCATTGTGGCCGAGAATAAAGCTGTTTGACGGTCGTTAGGTGCTTGCGACAGGATTTTAATCACATCGTCGATAAAGCCCATGCTCAACATTTCATCGGCTTCATCTAACACAAACCATTTGACTTGATCAAGCTTCAAACAGCCCCGATCTAGTAAGTCAATCACCCGTCCTGGCGTACCCACAACCATGTGAACGCCGCGTTTGAGTTGCATAATTTGGCGGTCAATTGATTGACCACCATAGATTGCTAACACCCGTAATCCTTCGTCACCAATAAATTGGGCGATAGCGTCGTGAACTTGCATTGCTAATTCACGAGTTGGGGTTAAAACTAGGGCTTGTACTGCCTTTTGATTAATATCCAGGCGCTCTAGAATCGGTAATGAAAATGCTGCTGTTTTACCTGTTCCCGTTTGTGATTGACCAACAACATCACGACCCGCCAGCAGTTGGGGGATTGCTTGCACTTGTATGTTAGTGGGTGTGGTAAAGCCGATTTTTTCTAGTTGATCAGCGCGTTCTGGGGAAATACCTAGTTCTTGAAACAAAAGATTCATCAAGTCTCCTCGATTTTATTTATTTTGGATTTTTGGATTAGTTATTGACAATTTGACCATAAAGGTCGTATGTATCAGCGTCTTGGATGGCTACTGGCACGATTGTGCCTAACTTCGCCTCTCTACCAGACGCTTCTCTACCAGATGCTTCGCCAACGTGAACCCCGACGACATAGACCTGTCCATCGATTTCGGGAGCAAATCTCCCTGAACGACCGATTAATTTTCCTGTTTCAGGATTTTCTTGCTCAATCAGGACATCCACAATTTTGCCGATTTCCTGTTGATTCTTTTGCCATGCAATCGGTTGTTGGAGTTCCATTAGTCGGTGTCGCCGCTCATCCTTCACTAATTGGGGCAACTGATTTGGTAACTTATAGGCAGGGGTTTCCTCTTCTGGTGAAAAGGTGAAGACACCAACATGGTCAAATTCATGACGCTGGACGAACTGTAGTAGATGCTCAAAATGCTCTTCTGTTTCTCCAGGGAAGCCAACAATAAATGTTGTTCGCAGCACCGCTGATGGTAGCGCGGTTTTGATGCGCTCTATAATCCCATCATTTACCCGTCCTTGCCAGGGACGGTTCATCGCCCGGAGAATCTCTGTGTGAGAATGTTGTAAGGGCAAATCTAAGTAGGGTAAGACGTTAGGTGTTTCTTGAATCGCCGCTATGACATCTGGTGTCAGTCCGGTGGGATAGGCATAATGCATTCTGATCCACGGGACATCTACTTTCCCCAAAGCCCGAAGTAATTCGGCTAACTTTGGCGTTCCGTAAATATCCAAACCGTAATTAGTGGTGATTTGCGAAATTAGGATAATTTCTTTTACCCCTTGACTAGCTAACTGTTCGGCCTCAGCCACGATGGATTCAATAGTACGCGATCGTTGGTTTCCTCGTAGATAAGGAATAATACAAAACGCACATCGATAATCACATCCTTCGGCCACTCGCAGGTAAGCTATGCCCTCAGTTGTAGTGCGGTAGCGCGGTGTAGTTTCGTTGGCAATGTAGGTTGGTTCGGCACTAATCTGCTTGACCCGCTCTCCTGCTTCTACCCGCTCAATTACATTTACAATTTTGTGATAATCTCCTGTACCTACCACGGCCACTGCTTCTGGCAACTCCTCCAATAACTGCTCTTGGAAGTGCTGCGCCATACAGCCAGTGATCACGATTTTTTTATTTGCCTCTGCCAACTCTACCAAAGTTTTGACAGATTCTTCTCTTGCGGCTTCAATAAAACTACAAGTATTGACAATTACGTAATCTGCTAACTCTTCATTCGTATCTACGCCGTACCCTGCTTCTACCAGCAGTCCTAACATATGTTCTGTATCAATGCGATTTTTCTCGCAGCCCAGGTGAGAAATGGCAATTGTTGGCTTGTCACCCATATTTTCAAAAAATCTTCGGTTTTTTCTCTTTGGCAAACATTAAATGTGCTTGCTTGGCTCTTTTGTGATTAGCACCCTTATCCAGACAGTCATCACGTGATAGATTACCACTGCTAGCAACCGTCCCAAAACTCATAACCTTAATCAATTTCAGGTCATGCTATGATATCTTTATTAATTTCCCAGGGTTAAATGAAGTGTCTTTGGGTACATTTGACACTTTTTATGTTTTTTTAACAATTCGCCTGTTGGTATTTTACATTACCGCAGCGTGTCTTTTGTTAATTTACCCATCGGGAAGCCGCCCAAAGGGCTGGTTGTGAGAAGTCGCTACCCTCAGGGAAATCGCACTTGCGACTACGCCTAATCAAGCAGTAATGCTACCCAGGCAATCAGGCTTGGTTTACGACGATGCGTAAGTGACACGCCTAAAATCTGGGAAGATGCCTCGCGTCTTGTGAGTGGCAAACTCCTCTTATTGTAGCCAAGTTTTATCTTAACATATCTTATGGGAGGTTTTACGCTAATTTCCACCTTAGGGGGGAGGTAAAAAAACAACCCATACAAAACAACCTTGACTAGTATAGTCAAAAGTCAAGGGTCAAGGAAGTAGGCAAGAGGCAAGAGACTGTTGGCTCCCTGCAGCGGATGAAAGAAGTGGAATTATATCAGTTATTTAAAACTCGAACACCAGTTATTGGAGTGGTTCACCTACTCCCACTCCCTACCTCGCCCCGTTGGGGAGGTAGCCTCAAAGCAGTGATAGACCGCGCCGAACAAGAAGCAACAGCCTTGGCAAGTGGAGGGGTTGACGGCATTATTGTAGAGAATTTTTTTGACGCGCCGTTTACAAAAAACCAAGTCGATCCAGCAGTTGTGAGTGCCATGACTGTGGTAGTGCAACGAATACAGAATCTGGTCACGTTGCCGATTGGCTTAAATGTATTGCGGAATGACGGCAAAAGTGCAATGGCGATCGCCAGTTGTGTAGGGGCACAATTCATCCGCGTCAACGTCCTCACAGGAGTGATGGCTACAGACCAAGGATTAATTGAGGGAGAAGCCTATCAATTACTTCGTTATCGACGGGAGTTAGGCTGTGATGTCAAAATCTTTGCCGATGTGTTGGTTAAACACGCCCGTCCTTTAAGTTCGCCAAATCTCACGGTCGCCGTCAAAGACACCATCGAGCGGGGTTTAGCAGACGCGGTAATCTTGTCAGGTTGGGCTACTGGTAGTCCTCCTAACCAAGAAGATTTAGAACTGGCCTGTGGTGCGGCCAATGGCACGCCCGTGTTCATTGGTAGTGGAGCAAATTGGGAAAATGTTGGTACACTTATGCAGGCAGCAGATGGTGTAATTGTTTCCAGTTCCCTCAAACGCCACGGTCGGATCGAGCAACCAATTGACCCCATTCGCGTTAGTCAATTTGTCGAAGCCGCACGTCGCACTTGGAACTCTAAGGGTGAAACTAAATCAATTTCTTCGATGAGTGTACATTCTTAATGGGGAATGGGGAATGGGGACTAGGGACTAGGAAATCCTTGTTATCCCCAATCCCGAATCCCCAATCCCGAATCCCCAATCCCCAATCCCCAATCCCCAATCCCCAATCCCGAATCCCCAATCCCCAATCCCCAATCCCCAATCCCCAATTGCAGTTTATGATTCGCCGCCGTTCTACTCCTACTCCTTGGATTCATAAATGGTCGCGTCCGTTGATAGGCGCGATCGCCTCTTTTGGTGCCTTGACAACAGGTTATCTGACCTACGAAAAGTTAACGGGCGGTAGTGCAGCTTGTGTCGCACAGGCTGGCGCTAGGGGCTGTAATGATGTACTTTCCAGTCCTTGGGCAACGATTTTTGGTCAGCCATTAGCTTTGTTTGGGTTTTTAGCCTACACAAGTATACTGATATTTGCTGTAGCCCCTTTGGCATTGAAACTAGAGGACAATAATCAGCGCAAACAGCTGGAAACTGGAACTAGGTGGTTGCTGTTGGTAGGGGCGATCGCTATGTCGATCTTCAGCAGCTACTTGATGTATTTGCTGGCGTTCCAAATCAAAGCTTTATGTCCTTACTGTATTGCCTCGGCTTTATTTTCCCTGAGTCTGTTGGTATTGACAATTGTCGGTCATGAATGGGAAGATCTGGGGCAAATTTTCTTTACCGCGATTATTGTGGGGATGATTACCCTGATTGGCACATTAGCCATTTTTGCCAATGTGAATGCTGGCTCGACGGGGGAATCAAATTCTGGCAAACCAGTGCAAATTAGCTTTACTCCCAAGGTAGAGCCTAACCCAGCATTTGGTTGGGAAGTCACCACCACTTCTGGTGAAGCGGAAATAGCCCTCGCAAATCATCTGGTCAAAATTGGCGCTAAGGAATATTCTGCTTATTGGTGTCCTCACTGTCACGAACAAAAGCTGATATTTGGTAAAGAAGCTGCCGAGATAATTAACAAGAATGTTAAGGTAGAATGCGCTCCTGATGGACTCAAGGCTCAACCAGAACTGTGTAAGGCAGCGAAAATACAAGGCTTCCCGACTTGGATTATCAATGGTAAAAGTTATGGTGGAGTCCAAAACCTAGAAGAACTGGCGAAAGTTTCTGGCTATACAGGTTCTCGGAACTTCAAATATTTCAAATAAAAAATAATTCCGACTTTCTTGTGCGGTGGGCGTTTAGCCCGCTCTGATTAATGGGTGGGACAGACGCCATTTGTATCAACTTCAGTTCCAACGCTTGCCCCACAAACATTTTACTCCACCCCTTAATCCCCGGACTGCTAGCAGTCCGGGGAAGTTTTGTCTAGATATAGCAGGGGACTGGGGACACAACGACCGCTCAGTGCATCGCTGGGGACTGGGTTACAAGTCTGATTGTGTCTAGGTTTTATCATCAGTTAATGTC
The Gloeotrichia echinulata CP02 DNA segment above includes these coding regions:
- a CDS encoding BtpA/SgcQ family protein, which produces MELYQLFKTRTPVIGVVHLLPLPTSPRWGGSLKAVIDRAEQEATALASGGVDGIIVENFFDAPFTKNQVDPAVVSAMTVVVQRIQNLVTLPIGLNVLRNDGKSAMAIASCVGAQFIRVNVLTGVMATDQGLIEGEAYQLLRYRRELGCDVKIFADVLVKHARPLSSPNLTVAVKDTIERGLADAVILSGWATGSPPNQEDLELACGAANGTPVFIGSGANWENVGTLMQAADGVIVSSSLKRHGRIEQPIDPIRVSQFVEAARRTWNSKGETKSISSMSVHS
- a CDS encoding tetratricopeptide repeat protein, which encodes MRQFSKFVATISALSLIACTPILLSGKPAGAVESTVLASIVIDISGTHSNKVNPYINQGSFRLLSGDYKGAIEDFTQALRIDPKSAIAYNNRAFARVQLGDYKGAIEDYNQALKIDSQDVVVYINRCSARSHLGDYKGAIEDCNQALKINPKERGAYHNRGIARSEFGDPKGAIEDFNQALQIDSQYASAYKNRGHARARLGDDKGAIEDFNQALRIDSDSSKTYLLRGGSRARLGDDKGAIEDFNQALQIHYNSALTSSKLNLGGREDYRGVIADSNKVLQINPNDADAYLNQGVARYLSGDKQGAIADLQTAANLFKQEGKTQDYQDALAMLTKLK
- a CDS encoding Uma2 family endonuclease; the encoded protein is MFTITDLEHLQTEHPEWQMELVDGNILVMGPSDFVSEEIGVELARQLANWVRPRKLGRVTGSSAGFILPSLEPETGKRNLRAPDVSFVRADRLKKSQRDFVELVPDLMVEIRSKSDRLKPLIEKIELFLQLGSTVGIIIDPDKLTLTVYRLNQEPIILQDNDKLTLPDLLPGWELTVSELWPPVFE
- a CDS encoding vitamin K epoxide reductase family protein encodes the protein MIRRRSTPTPWIHKWSRPLIGAIASFGALTTGYLTYEKLTGGSAACVAQAGARGCNDVLSSPWATIFGQPLALFGFLAYTSILIFAVAPLALKLEDNNQRKQLETGTRWLLLVGAIAMSIFSSYLMYLLAFQIKALCPYCIASALFSLSLLVLTIVGHEWEDLGQIFFTAIIVGMITLIGTLAIFANVNAGSTGESNSGKPVQISFTPKVEPNPAFGWEVTTTSGEAEIALANHLVKIGAKEYSAYWCPHCHEQKLIFGKEAAEIINKNVKVECAPDGLKAQPELCKAAKIQGFPTWIINGKSYGGVQNLEELAKVSGYTGSRNFKYFK
- the rimO gene encoding 30S ribosomal protein S12 methylthiotransferase RimO, whose amino-acid sequence is MGDKPTIAISHLGCEKNRIDTEHMLGLLVEAGYGVDTNEELADYVIVNTCSFIEAAREESVKTLVELAEANKKIVITGCMAQHFQEQLLEELPEAVAVVGTGDYHKIVNVIERVEAGERVKQISAEPTYIANETTPRYRTTTEGIAYLRVAEGCDYRCAFCIIPYLRGNQRSRTIESIVAEAEQLASQGVKEIILISQITTNYGLDIYGTPKLAELLRALGKVDVPWIRMHYAYPTGLTPDVIAAIQETPNVLPYLDLPLQHSHTEILRAMNRPWQGRVNDGIIERIKTALPSAVLRTTFIVGFPGETEEHFEHLLQFVQRHEFDHVGVFTFSPEEETPAYKLPNQLPQLVKDERRHRLMELQQPIAWQKNQQEIGKIVDVLIEQENPETGKLIGRSGRFAPEIDGQVYVVGVHVGEASGREASGREAKLGTIVPVAIQDADTYDLYGQIVNN
- a CDS encoding DEAD/DEAH box helicase, which gives rise to MNLLFQELGISPERADQLEKIGFTTPTNIQVQAIPQLLAGRDVVGQSQTGTGKTAAFSLPILERLDINQKAVQALVLTPTRELAMQVHDAIAQFIGDEGLRVLAIYGGQSIDRQIMQLKRGVHMVVGTPGRVIDLLDRGCLKLDQVKWFVLDEADEMLSMGFIDDVIKILSQAPNDRQTALFSATMPPSIRQLVNKFLRSPVTVTVEQPKAAPNKINQVAYLIPRHWTKAKALQPILEMEDPETALIFVRTRRTAAELTNQLQSAGHSVDEYHGDLSQQARERLLSRFRNRQVRWVVATDIAARGLDVDQLSHVINYDLPDSVETYVHRIGRTGRAGKEGTAISLVQPFERRKQQTFERHNRQNWQLLTIPTRAQIEARHIQKLQEQVREALTGERLASFLPIISELIEKYDPQAIAAAALQIAYDQTRPAWLSAEIDIPQEENLPTPKPKLMKRRDSGGERTRSWGGKSDSNNGDDERRGSPKPKLKTSHRESSHKLG
- a CDS encoding aldo/keto reductase — its product is MTTITLGQNGPAVTPLCIGTWAWGDKLFWNYGDGYGQEDLRAAFTAALEAGVTFFDTAEVYGLGKSEELLGQFLQQTQQPVQIATKYWGWPWRFTGQAVADALTDSLKRLQLERIELYQVHWPFTFLLSQETLLNTLADEVKRGRIAAVGVSNYSAAQMREVQKILAARGVPLAVNQVRYSLLTRQIESNGIFQTARELGVTILAYSPLAQGLLTGKYTTDGKQTPSGARRIDPRFSKDGLQKIEPVISLLRQFGDKYERTPAQVALNWLIAQGNVIPIAGVKTAQQVRQNAGALGWRLSDDEVSKLEQVSRPFT